A stretch of DNA from Hemitrygon akajei chromosome 4, sHemAka1.3, whole genome shotgun sequence:
caggatAGATGTggaagaatgtttcctgtggtgggtgagtctaggatagagggccatccatttaaaacagagatgtggagaaatttctttaactagagtGTGGtatatttgtgaaatttattaccacaagaagctgaggaggccaagtcgttgggtgtatttaaggcagagattgataggttcttgattggcatgtacatcaaaagttatggggagaaagccagtgagtggtgataAGGAGAGGAAAAAGGGATCAACTGTGATtgagtggtggggcagactcaatgggccaaatggcctaattctgctcctatgtcttatggtcttatttcctcCAATCACGTTAaaattgttccccccccccccccaccaccaccaccaccaccaccaagtATTACCCATTTCTATCCTGTgaataagtctctggctgtccactttatctatgcctcttctcatcttgtacacctctattgagTCACTTCTTatgctccttcactccaaagagaaaagccctagctcacttaacctatcctcataagacaagtTGTAAATAAAGtggggaagaggcaggatgttTTAAAAAGCAGTATTACGGTAGAGTAAGTGTAAATGGGGGAAGGGggttgactgtcagtgtaggtggTGGGTGGGAGATGTATTTGTCAAGTATCTCACTATGACTCAGACCTCAGTATTACTACTCTTGCTGACAACCATGTAAGCACTTTTCTCTGAACTAACACCTTGTTTAACTTGTCGGCTACAGTTGGACCACTTTTTCTACTGACTTTAAAGGGATAGATATCTGTGGTAATATAGTAAATTGTGAGACGTTAACCATTGTTTGTTATTTTGCGTTTTAGCCTAGTTTCCCATTACACTGTTACCATTTTACACCTCTTCTCTGTAGCATGAGCTTTGTCTAGACTGTGTATTGAAAGCAAACATACAGCAACTATTACAAGAATATAAATGCTatcaaaataaatctgaaggtaaCATCTCCAAAggttttttgttttatttcatttattatctaTGCAGACTAATAatggttttttaaaaatcactattCATTTTTTCATAATGAAATATCCAAATATTTGAAACAATAGATATTGTTTCATTTTTAAGTGTCTTCAAAatggtgcaaacacgaggaaatctgcagatgttggaaatttaaacaacacacacaaaatgctggtggaacacagcaggccaagcagcatctataaggagaaacactgtcgacgtttcgggccgagacccttcgtcgggactaactgaaGAGAAGGATactgagatttgaaagtagtggggggaggggaaaatgtgaaatgatagaagaccggagggggtgggatgaagctaagagctggaaaggtgattggcgaaagtgatacagagctggagaagagaaaggatcatgggacgggaggcctcaggagaaagaaaggggcggggggagcaccagagggagatggagaacaggcagagtgatgggcagagagaaaaaaaaatcaactaaatatgtcagggatggggtaagaaggggaggaggggcattaacagaagttagagaagtcaatgttcatgccatcaggttggaggctacccagtcagtacataaggtgttgttcctccaacctgagtttggattcattttgacagtagaagaggccatggatagacatatcagaatgggaatgggatgtggaattaaaatgtgtggccactgggagatcctgctttctctggcggaccgagcgtaggtgttcagcgaaacggtctcccagtctgtgtgccATGGTTATCTgtgataaattaaactcccagaaatatatgcccacatcaggaatgaaagcctgggatagggacatatctgaattgggacaagacttagactgggatgtgatttgggataatgctgccggtgcttcaaaaaacccaaatcattggtagatacacttgaaattttgtcatagagcatatttaacaccgagaattagacatcaaatgggactggttcctgacccatattgctcattttgcccccacagaaccattggctcttttatacatgttgtatgggaatgtccaggggtttttggtttgtgggggaaggttatcagtactcttacagaacgaatgggggtacaattaccaatggacctCGCTGTACAtgttctaaatgatgactcccacctttccccTTACGGAAAAAACACGCAAAgtctggctggcaggcctgactgcagtgaagaagattgtagtccagcgttggaaaccttctcatgatatttcaagtactcactggcttcagagctttttggacatttcttacctggaattataatcagcaagagtaaatgatgcacgaccaaacacaatcttaatgtggacaaatttgatatctaacttaaaagatcttttgttaaaataggaatgctctgtctgtgtattcagttggttggtggaggggagagggataggggagagagagaggtagagagggggtggggatgagGATGAGGGATGGGgtgggatggtgatgagggtgggggggtggctgggttaaacagtcaaaatgtaatctgCAACTgtttgtattgaatgtaatttgttggtgttgcaataaagaTTAGTGATAAAAGAGAATGGTGCCATAGTAGCAAAGCAgctagtgcaacactattacaccCAGGGTGtcgagttcggagttcagttccgcTGTCccctgtaagaaagtttgtacattcttccagtcagcgtgtggctttcctctgggcaATGCTCCCTCTATTTGTTGTTTATGGCTGCCGAGTCCGCACGTTGCTCTGAGCAGCAAATCtgtacacagcctgaaaactgcgcAGCTCTTTAAACTGATTTTGGAAATATTCatgctatgaatatttagaatgaaaattgaaaactttttgattttatttattaattgaagatgAACCATGTCCCGCCATTTCCTGTGCGTTCACGTGCCTATATAAATGCTCTTTCAATGCCACATATAGAAAAAGTTAGCGATTTTcttgttctgaaatctgatggaaaTAAAGGTCAAATCTTTTAAACGCCAGCTCACATAATTACTGTTTTGATTATGTGGTTTTCCCCAAATACCACAACCAACTCATACCTCAGCTTCATTTAGACTGAAGACCTGGTTTCCTACAATCGTTAGAGAAAATTCCATCATATTTGGAACACTCATTACTAAGCCCCTGAACCATCAGATTATTCACTCTTTACCTCATTGCACAATACAAAAAATATTATAGGTTTCTTGGTTGGTTCCTCAACATATTGATCTATCTCTTACACTCAACATGAATTTAACCTTAATACGATTACTGCTCATTTAGTTGCatgatcaggtttaataccactggcctatgtcatgaaattagttgttttgcggcaggagtacattgcattacataataataaagaactataaaatataataaaaacatattaaaagttaaattaaataagcagtgcataaaaagcaaaaaaaagaaaaactgcagtatacatgggttcattgtccattcagaaatctggtggtggaggggaagaagctgttcctaaaatgttgagtgtgtgccttcagcctcctgtaccacgtccttgatggcagcaatgagaacagatcatgtcttgggtgatgggggtctttaatgatggattcagcctttctgaggcattgccttttgtcACAAACAGAAGGGAGATGCCCATCTCCTcccttgcaactttctgcagctttttacaatctgtgcagtggcccctccgtgccagatggtgatgtattcagttagaatgctctctacggtacatctgtagaaattggcaagaacctttggtgatataccaaatcacttcaaactccagaAGAAATATAGCTGCTACCATGCCTTCTTAGtggttgcatcaatatgttggccccaggatagatcttcagagatgctggcatgcaggaaattgaaactgttcactctttctattgctgatcccttgatgaagactggtgtgtagTTCCTTTACTTtcccttcctgatgtccacaatcaattccttgctcttactgaagttgagtgcaaggttgtgttACAAGACCATTCAACCAGTTTTACTTGGTCTTTATAGAACATGAAGCTCCTCATCAGTTCATTGTCCTTATgccagcacagtagcatagcggttagtgtaacactatcacAGCACTAGTAATCAGTGATCAGAGTTCAATCCTTGCCGCAGTCTGTAaggatgttctccctgtggccatgggTCTCTTCTGGGTACTGcattttccacccacattccaaacacgtaCAGATTAgggtaagttgtgggtatgcgATGTTGGGCCAGAAGAatagcgacacttgcaggcttccACACAGTTTATATTCGACTCTGTTGACAGTTGACGCAAATGATTCATTccactgtacgtttcgatgttTCGATATACgggtgacaaataaagataagcTTTATGTCTATCTCTTTATTTCCTGTGGCCTACTTTACCATTATTGCTGGTGGGGCCTATAAATAACTGGCAAAGTGCAGGTCAGGAGTCAAAATGGAGATGGGCCCGAGGAGTGGAAGGGAGGATGGAAGTGGAGTCAGCGAAGGTACAATGACAAAGTATAAAACATTTTGTCTGGAGAATGAGAATCTCATGGAAGTCAGTTGAGTGAATAAAGAATTCTAAATATTCCAGTTACAACTTCCGTGTGGCTCAGTTTTAGTCAGTGGCAACACAGCCATCCCTGCGAACTGGCTGATCTGCCCCTAGAGTAGATGGACTAGCCGGGTCCAACAGTCTCACTTATTCCCTTCATACTAGGCACGTTGCCTCACTCACACTTCAGTTGCTTCCAGTTGTCCCCAGtccaattcaagttcaagtttatcatcatcTTGCTGTACAtttatacaaccaaacaaaacaatgctcCTCCAGACcaacaaaacatatatcacacacagcacataaagcaaaatattaccacaaataaattaataaagtaTAATTCAAAGTGAATGTAGTATATAGCATAGGTAAACAgtgaacagctcactgtcctagtgatgactAGGACTAGTCTCACAGAGGGAAAacactgttacccagtctggtagtcctagtcctgatactcctgtacctccttcctgctggtagtatgtcaaagagattgtgggttggtggtagggatcctcagcaATGCTTTGGGGCCCTTCGTATATAATGTTCCCAGTAAATATCATAAACAGGAGAAGGGAGACCCACATCTCCTCCCTTGTTAGCACGGACAAAGGGCAATCACTTCATATTGAGGGTAGTGTGCACacatggaatgagttgccagaggacgTGGTGTATTATAGCAACATGTACTggttttggtattggtttattattgtcacatgtaccaagttacagtgaaaagcttgtcttgcatactgtttgtaTAGTTCAAATCATTATATTGGGCTAGAATAAGGtagaacagtaacaatgcagagtaaaagctaccaaaatagtgtgtaggtaaacaataaagtgcaaagtCATGAGGAGGTAGAtcgtgaggccaagagtccatcttattgtccgttcaagagtctgataacagaggACATTTCCTCTGCTTGCTGTTTTTTGTTCTAACTCCATCCCAGTTCATTCCATTCCTTCCCATTTATGATGAATTGTCTTCACCTGAAAtgctaactctgtttctctttggtACCTAACCTGCTAAttatacttagtggccacttcaGTAGGTGGCTTCGGTActaaataaagtagccactgagcatTTGTCCATGGTCACTGTAGCCCATCAGCTTCAAGTGAGACATGTGtagtcagagatgctcttccaacactgttgtaacacgtggcaTTGGAATTGCTGTTCCCTTCCTGTcaatttgaaccagtctggctatttttctctgacccctctcattatcaaggcattttcacccacagaactgccgctcactgaaagtcttttgtttttcacactgttcTCTGAAAACTCTAATGTGcagaagtcccaggagatcagcagtttctgagatactcaaaccaccccgtctggcaccaacaatcattccacagtcaagttaattgtcattcaaccatacacatgaataatgctaaatgaaacagcattcctctgtgTACAAGgtgcaaggtgcaaaacacaaacccaacagtcatacactgcaacacacacaaaatgctggtggaacgcagcaggccaggcagcatccataggaagaagcacagtcgacgtttcgggctgagacccttcgtcaggcctccttaaaagaaaagatagtaaaagatttgaaagtgggagggggagggggaaatccgaaatgataggagaagacggggggggaggggtgaagctaagagtggaaaggtgattggcaaaagggatacagagctggagaagggaaaggatcatgggacgggaggcctagggagaaagaaagggagagggaagcaccagagggagatggagaacaggcaaagagtgattgtgagaggagcagagagagagagaaaaaaggagggggaaataaataaataaggggtggggtaagaaggggaggaggggcattaacagaagttagagaaatcaatgctcatgccatcaggttggaggctacccagctggtatataaggtgttgttcctccaactggaGTTCCGCATAAGTCATACACTACGCTGTACAATACAATTCTGATAGCAGATACTAAAATGTAATTTAGCCCAGCCCCTGGATgccatggcctgtagattgatggtgcatgggatgttgtcctggagccaggtttctgcaagaacaatAATTCCTCACATCACATAGTGCAGCCACAGGCGAAGGTAATCCAGCTTATCTTCccctgagcaaacactggaggacaACACCAATGGGAGGGTGCAGACTCTGGCCCAGAATGGAATCCAGTGGCACACAGCCAGCTCTGATGTCCCCTTCCTCGGCAATCGTAACAGGTGACCCACAAGGCATGATCAGTACAGAACCGAGGTTATGCAGCTACCCCACCATCAGTCTTTCCAATGAATTACTGAATTAGActcgcagtattctacattaccaaagtCTAATGGGGTCTTGCAGTCTCAACAAAAACATCCTGTACTGGCCGTTTCATCATGCACTGCCTCTGTCACCTTCTTCCCTGCTTTGCTAAAACAGGCTGCAACACGGTGcacaacaagtccagctccactATAACccaaagcatacggtgcattggccttcatcaatcatggccTGAGTTTAGGACCcgacaggtaatgttgcagctatataggaccctgatcagacttcacttggagtactgtgctcagttctcatcacctcacttcaggaaggatgGGGAAACTATAGTAAGgacgcagaggagattcacaaggatgttgcccggattggggagcatgccttatgagaataggttgagtgaactcggccttttctccttggagtgacagaggataagaggtgacctgatagaggtgtataagatgatgagaggcattgatcatgtggatagtcagaggctttttcccagggctgaaatggctagcacaagagggcacagttttaagatgcttggaagtaggcaaagagatgtcaggggtaagtttctttacacagagagtggtgagtgcatggaatgggctgccagcggtggtggtggaggtagatacaatagtttcttttaagagactcctaaacaggtaaatggagctcagaaaaatagagggctatgggtaacccttggtaatttaacaaatttcacatcacatgccagtgataataaacctgattctgattcctaaggtaaggacatattcggcacagctttattagccgaagggcctgtattgtgctgtaggttttctatgtttctaatccaaCAACTTGCAGTACTGCACATCTGCAGTACTTAGcattcttaatatccagcagttTTTGTGATAGGAAAAAAAGATGGAAAGGATGAACAACTTCTAGTTGCACTtctgttcattttttttgtgtggggaggggtattTGGTGGCTGATGTTCTTGTGTTTTTGTGTGGTCAATGGGGCGTGGGGGCAGATGTTCTTGTTGTGTTTCTGTGCGGTCAATGGGGCGTGGGGGCAGATGTTCTTGTTGTGTTTCTGTGCGGTCAATGGGGCGTGGGGGCTGATGTTCTTGTTGTGCTTCTGTGCAGTCAATGGGGCGTGGGGgctgatgttcttgttgtgtttCTGTGCAGTCAATGGGGTGTGGGGgctgatgttcttgttgtgtttCTGTGTGGTCAATGTGGCGTGGGGGCTGATGTGCTTGTTGTGTTTCTGTGCGGTCAATGGGGCATGGGGgctgatgttcttgttgtgtttCTGTGCGGTCAATGGGGTGTGGGGgctgatgttcttgttgtgtttCTGTGCGGTCAATGGGGCGTGGGGgctgatgttcttgttgtgtttCTGTGCGGTCAATGGGGCTTGGGGgctgatgttcttgttgtgtttCTGTGCGGACAATGGGGTGTGGGGGCTGATCTtgttgtgtttctgtgctgtcaatGGGGCGTGGGGgctgatgttcttgttgtgtttCTGTGCAGTCAATGGGGCGTGGGGGCATGTTCTTGTTGTGTTTCTGTGCAGTCAATGGGGTGTGGGGGCTGATGTTCTTGTGTTTCTGTGCGGTCAATGTGGCGTGGGGGCTGATGTGCTTGTTGTGTTTCTGTGCGGTCAATGGGGCATGGGGGCTGATGCTCTTGTTGTGTTTCTGTGCGGTCAATGGGGCGTGGGGgctgatgttcttgttgtgtttCTGTGCGGTCAATGGGGCGTGGGGGCTGATATTCTTGTTGTGTTTCTGTGCGGTCAATGGGGTGTGGGGgctgatgttcttgttgtgtttCTGTGCGGTCAATGGGGTGTGGGGgctgatgttcttgttgtgtttCTGTGCGGTCAATGGGGCGTGGGGgctgatgttcttgttgtgtttCTGTGCGGTCAATGGGGTGTGGGGGCTGATCTTGTGTTTCTGTGCAGTCAATGGGGCATGGGGGCTGATATTCTTGTTGTGTTTCTGTGCGGTCAATGGGGTGTGGGGGCTGATGTTCTTGTGTTTCTGTGCGGTCAATGGGGCGTGGGGgctgatgttcttgttgtgtttCTGTGCGGTCAATGGGGTGTGGGGgctgatgttcttgttgtgtttCTGTGCGGTCAATGTGGCGTGGGGGCTGATGTTCTTTTGTGTTTCTGTGCGGTCAATGGGGTGTGGGGGCTGATCTTGTTGTGTTTCTGTGCGGTCAATGGGGCGTGGGGGCTGATATTCTTGTTGTGTTTCTGTGCGGTCAATGTGGCGTGGGGGCTGATATTCTTGTGTTTCTGTGCGGTCAATGGGGCGTGGGGGCTGATGTTCTTGTGTTTCTGTGCGGTCAATGTGGCGTGGGGgctgatgttcttgttgtgtttCTGTGCGGTCAATGGGGCGTGGGGGCTGATGTGCTTGTTGTGTTTCTGTGCGGTCAATGGGGCGTGGGGGCTGATGTGCTTGTTGTGTTTCTGTGCGGTCAATGGGGCGTGGGGgctgatgttcttgttgtgtttTTGTGCAGTCAATGGGGCGTGGGGGCTGATGTTCTAATTGTTTTTGTGTGGAGGGGGGCTTGGGGGCCCTTGTTCTTATTGCATTTTCTTGTGAAGGGAGGGGGGTTTAGGGGAGGTTGATGATCATGTTGCCATTCTTTTTTTTGTGGGGATATGAGTTTactgtttctctttgaacttacttccatggtttttctttgttttgtgactatcTGGAGAAAAAGAATATCAGAGTTGCATATCGCATACCTGCTTTAATAACAAATTGTctaatttttactatgcactgtaccagcagttatggtcgaaatgacaataaaagttgacttgacttgaaatgaacctttgaacccagAGAGGCCACTGCGTCTGAGCGCAACACCATCTTATGGGAAACCACTTAGCTCAAAGTCAGCAAACTatgccacttagatcacatttcttccccagtccgatgtttggtctgaacaacaactgaacctcttgactatgtctgcatgcttttatgcattgagttgctgccacatgattagctgattagatatttgcattaatgaagtggatggccattgagtgtatctaGCCACTCATTGACTTTGAAAACTTGCACAAAAGTCTAGATTGCCTTGCTGTGAAT
This window harbors:
- the LOC140727048 gene encoding uncharacterized protein — its product is PLPSQENAIRTRAPKPPSTQKQLEHQPPRPIDCTKTQQEHQPPRPIDRTETQQAHQPPRPIDRTETQQAHQPPRPIDRTETQQEHQPPRHIDRTETQEHQPPRPIDRTETQEYQPPRHIDRTETQQEYQPPRPIDRTETQQDQPPHPIDRTETQKNISPHATLTAQKHNKNISPHTPLTAQKHNKNISPHAPLTAQKHKNISPHTPLTAQKHNKNISPHAPLTAQKHKISPHTPLTAQKHNKNISPHAPLTAQKHNKNISPHTPLTAQKHNKNISPHTPLTAQKHNKNISPHAPLTAQKHNKNISPHAPLTAQKHNKSISPHAPLTAQKHNKHISPHATLTAQKHKNISPHTPLTAQKHNKNMPPRPIDCTETQQEHQPPRPIDSTETQQDQPPHPIVRTETQQEHQPPSPIDRTETQQEHQPPRPIDRTETQQEHQPPHPIDRTETQQEHQPPCPIDRTETQQAHQPPRHIDHTETQQEHQPPHPIDCTETQQEHQPPRPIDCTEAQQEHQPPRPIDRTETQQEHLPPRPIDRTETQQEHLPPRPIDHTKTQEHQPPNTPPHTKKMNRSATRSCSSFPSFFPITKTAGY